The proteins below come from a single Mya arenaria isolate MELC-2E11 chromosome 8, ASM2691426v1 genomic window:
- the LOC128244172 gene encoding adhesion G protein-coupled receptor E2-like — protein sequence MGARLLPAVVLVLELLQYADGLTCYMCPPTRGETAEEANIECLALGQEMSCAQDQDRCYSRFESSRGMVEKGCSRSTLCIGTTSCCERSFCNADPKTSQTGYGRPCDDVDDCIQGGAEMTCARDVPSDSTEFCLCADDSFQRGSTCKRKSIPQGACVDTYQCIDANSTCVRERCTCTYGLFANGSVCDPQTGLGGSCTVEWECRGRHTSCTAGTCTCQFGFLHVNGTDNCSGTKGLVLAQDTGLMVTLAVVSVMLASFLHQ from the exons ATGGGAGCACGTTTATTGCCCGCGGTCGTATTAGTGTTGGAATTACTACAGTATGCAG ACGGTCTGACGTGCTACATGTGTCCACCAACCCGGGGAGAGACAGCGGAGGAGGCCAACATTGAGTGCCTCGCCCTTGGACAGGAAATGTCGTGCGCGCAGGATCAG GACCGATGCTATAGCCGATTCGAGAGCTCCCGGGGGATGGTGGAGAAGGGATGCAGCCGCAGCACCCTCTGTATCGGGACGACTTCATGTTGCGAAAGGTCCTTCTGTAACGCAG ATCCAAAGACGTCACAGACCGGGTATGGACGTCCGTGCGATGACGTCGACGACTGTATTCAGGGAGGAGCGGAAATGACGTGTGCGCGCGATGTGCCTAGCGACTCAACAGAGTTTTGCTTATGTGCAGACGACAGTTTTCAAAGAGGGTCCACGTGCAAGAGAA AAAGTATTCCCCAAGGTGCGTGTGTGGATACGTACCAGTGCATTGACGCCAACAGCACGTGCGTAAGAGAACGTTGCACGTGTACGTACGGGCTTTTCGCTAACGGATCCGTCTGTGATCCAC AAACGGGACTGGGCGGATCGTGCACGGTGGAATGGGAGTGCCGTGGCCGCCACACGTCATGCACGGCGGGAACATGCACGTGTCAGTTTGGCTTCTTGCATGTCAACGGCACGGACAATTGCTCGG GCACTAAAGGTTTAGTTCTGGCCCAAGACACCGGTCTAATGGTGACACTAGCTGTTGTGAGCGTGATGTTAGCTTCCTTTCTGCACCAATGA
- the LOC128244171 gene encoding uncharacterized protein LOC128244171: protein MPTPLYATSPICHLPSPPYATSPICILPSPLYATSPLPYMPPYVYATHLHSMPPTSPICHLPYVPPPLYSTSPMFHLPYVPPPLCSTSPIFHLPYVPPPLYATSPMFHLPYVPPPLYSTSPIFHLPYIPPPLYSTSPMFHLPYIPPPLCSTSPICYLPYIPPPLCSTSPIFHLPYVPPPLYSTSPMFHLPYVPPPLCSTFPIFHLPYVPPPLYSTFLIFHLPYVPPPLYSTFPIFHLPYIPPPLYATFPIFHLPYMPPPLYSTSPMFHLPYVPPSLYSTSPMFHLPYIPPPLYSTSPIFHLPYVPPPLYSISPMFHLPYIPPSLYSTFPIFHLPYMPPPLYSTSPMFHLPYVPPPLYATSSTCHLHYATFPICHLPYIPPPLYSTSAICHLPYIPPPLYATSPIFHLPYVPPPLYATSPICYLPYVPPSLYATSPICHPPQLHATSPICHLPYMPPSLCHLPYMPPRSDKALVNA, encoded by the coding sequence ATGCCAACTCCCCTGTATGCCACCTCACCTATATGCCACCTCCCCTCTCCCCCATATGCCACCTCACCTATATGCATCCTCCCCTCTCCGCTATATGCCACCTCCCCTCTCCCATATATGCCACCTTACGTATATGCAACCCACCTCCATTCTATGCCACCAACCTCCCCTATATGCCACCTCCCCTATGTTCCACCTCCCCTATATTCCACCTCCCCTATGTTCCACCTCCCCTATGTTCCACCTCCCCTATGTTCCACCTCCCCTATATTCCACCTCCCCTATGTTCCACCTCCCCTATATGCTACCTCCCCTATGTTCCACCTCCCCTATGTTCCACCTCCCCTATATTCCACCTCCCCTATATTCCACCTCCCCTATATTCCACCTCCCCTATATTCCACCTCCCCTATGTTCCACCTCCCCTATATTCCACCTCCCCTATGTTCCACCTCCCCTATATGCTACCTCCCCTATATTCCACCTCCCCTATGTTCCACCTCCCCTATATTCCACCTCCCCTATGTTCCACCTCCCCTATATTCCACCTCCCCTATGTTCCACCTCCCCTATGTTCCACCTCCCCTATGTTCCACCTTCCCTATATTCCACCTCCCCTATGTTCCACCTCCCCTATATTCCACCTTCCTTATATTCCACCTCCCCTATGTTCCACCTCCCCTATATTCCACCTTCCCTATATTCCACCTTCCCTATATTCCACCTCCCCTATATGCCACCTTCCCTATATTCCACCTCCCCTATATGCCACCTCCCCTATATTCCACCTCCCCTATGTTCCACCTCCCCTATGTTCCACCTTCCCTATATTCCACCTCCCCTATGTTCCACCTCCCCTATATTCCACCTCCCCTATATTCCACCTCCCCTATATTCCACCTCCCCTATGTTCCACCTCCCCTATATTCCATCTCCCCTATGTTCCACCTCCCCTATATTCCACCTTCCCTATATTCCACCTTCCCTATATTCCACCTCCCCTATATGCCACCTCCCCTATATTCCACCTCCCCTATGTTCCACCTCCCCTATGTTCCACCTCCCCTATATGCTACCTCCTCTACATGCCACCTTCACTATGCCACCTTCCCTATATGCCACCTCCCCTATATTCCACCTCCCCTATATTCCACCTCCGCTATATGCCACCTCCCCTATATTCCACCTCCGCTATATGCCACCTCCCCTATATTCCACCTCCCCTATGTTCCACCTCCCCTATATGCTACCTCCCCTATATGCTACCTCCCCTATGTGCCACCTTCCCTATATGCCACCTCCCCTATATGCCACCCACCTCAACTGCATGCCACCTCCCCTATATGCCACCTCCCCTACATGCCACCTTCACTATGCCACCTCCCCTACATGCCTCCCCGATCGGACAAAGCATTGGtaaatgcataa